From Brevibacillus marinus, a single genomic window includes:
- the nadA gene encoding quinolinate synthase NadA yields the protein MEALALEKKAQRNAELRERLLQLKKERNAIILAHYYQRPEIQEVADYIGDSFGLAQKARETDADVILFCGVHFMGESAKILNPDKKVIIPDERAGCPMADMVNVDGLRKLKAQHPNAKVVAYINTSAEVKAETYICCTSSNAKKVIESIDSDEIIWVPDKNLGHYVSQFTDKKMIIWEGYCNTHDQLSVADVMNLKREHPDALFVAHPECRPEVVALADYVGSTTGILKFCRESAHKKFIIGTEDGTAYKLQQDSPDKTFIFASKYLVCPNMKVNNLKKCVEALEKMSPEIYVPPHIADAARASLERMLAVSPN from the coding sequence ATGGAAGCATTGGCGTTGGAAAAGAAAGCACAGCGCAATGCCGAACTGCGGGAGCGGCTCCTGCAGTTAAAGAAAGAACGAAACGCCATCATTCTTGCCCATTACTACCAGCGTCCGGAGATACAGGAAGTTGCCGATTATATAGGAGACTCGTTTGGACTGGCGCAGAAGGCGCGGGAGACGGATGCGGATGTGATCCTGTTCTGCGGAGTTCACTTTATGGGAGAAAGTGCAAAAATTCTCAATCCCGATAAAAAAGTGATCATCCCGGATGAACGGGCCGGCTGCCCCATGGCGGACATGGTAAATGTGGATGGATTGCGCAAGCTGAAAGCACAGCATCCAAACGCCAAAGTGGTCGCCTACATCAACACCTCGGCGGAGGTGAAAGCGGAGACCTACATCTGCTGTACGTCCTCCAATGCCAAGAAAGTGATCGAGTCGATTGACAGCGACGAGATCATTTGGGTGCCGGACAAAAACCTCGGACATTACGTTTCCCAGTTTACCGACAAGAAAATGATCATCTGGGAAGGATACTGCAATACGCACGATCAGCTGTCGGTGGCAGACGTGATGAACCTGAAGCGGGAACACCCGGATGCCCTGTTTGTCGCGCATCCGGAGTGCCGGCCGGAGGTGGTCGCGCTGGCCGATTACGTCGGCTCGACGACGGGAATCCTCAAGTTTTGCCGGGAGTCCGCGCACAAGAAGTTCATCATCGGCACGGAAGACGGTACCGCTTACAAGCTGCAGCAAGACAGCCCGGACAAGACGTTTATTTTTGCATCCAAGTATCTGGTCTGCCCGAACATGAAGGTAAACAACCTGAAAAAATGCGTGGAAGCGTTGGAGAAGATGAGTCCGGAGATTTACGTTCCGCCGCACATCGCCGATGCGGCGCGCGCTTCGCTGGAGCGGATGCTGGCGGTCTCGCCGAATTAA
- a CDS encoding PCYCGC motif-containing (lipo)protein: MKRSRFLHTILLACALVAGCASADDSAGQAGHQQHLPNGDLQELTASLTELPSFLDQADPQVKEVYQIASQHYDLLQWIPCYCGCAESAGHQHNGHCFIAEVKEDGSVLWDDHGTRCGVCLEIAYLSSELEDQGKSPAEIRAFIDARYREGYAEPTPTPMPPQG, from the coding sequence ATGAAGCGAAGTCGTTTTCTCCATACAATTTTGCTGGCTTGTGCGCTTGTCGCCGGCTGTGCTTCTGCCGACGATTCCGCCGGCCAAGCGGGACACCAGCAGCATCTGCCGAATGGCGACCTGCAGGAACTCACCGCTTCCCTCACGGAGCTTCCATCGTTCCTCGATCAGGCAGACCCGCAAGTAAAGGAAGTGTACCAGATTGCCAGCCAGCACTACGACCTGCTGCAGTGGATCCCCTGCTACTGCGGCTGTGCTGAAAGCGCCGGGCATCAGCACAACGGCCACTGCTTTATCGCGGAAGTAAAAGAGGACGGCTCGGTGCTCTGGGATGACCACGGCACCCGCTGCGGTGTCTGCCTGGAAATCGCCTACCTTTCCAGTGAGCTGGAGGATCAGGGCAAGTCGCCGGCAGAGATTCGCGCGTTTATCGATGCGAGATACCGGGAAGGCTACGCGGAACCCACTCCGACGCCCATGCCGCCGCAAGGATGA
- the ftsH gene encoding ATP-dependent zinc metalloprotease FtsH, which translates to MNRFFRNTGFYLLIFLVTVGIVNFVLSGTDRVSPLTYQDFRTELLNDNILEITIQPDGGTYRVEGTLKQAPANQERTFVTHIPLYDSDIIRLIDQKIDSQAIEEVIVERQEGNNIWLTFLTSIIPIVIIFILFFFLFNQAQGGGNRVMNFGKSRAKLYNDEKKRVTFNDVAGADEEKAELVEVVEFLKDPRKFAAVGARIPKGVLLVGPPGTGKTLLARAVAGEAGVPFFSISGSDFVEMFVGVGASRVRDLFENAKKNAPCIIFIDEIDAVGRQRGAGLGGGHDEREQTLNQLLVEMDGFGANEGIIIIAATNRPDILDPALLRPGRFDRQITVDRPDIKGRVEVLKVHARNKPLGDDIDLDIIARRTPGFTGADLENLLNEAALLTARKNKKQINMEEIDEAIDRVIAGPAKKSRVISDDEKRLVAYHEAGHTVIGYHLKRADMVHKVTIIPRGQAGGYTVMLPKEDRYFATKSDLLDKITGLLGGRVAEELVLGDISTGAHNDFQRATAIARSMITEYGMSRLGPMQFGRSQGQVFLGRDIGHERNYSEQIAYEIDREMQRIINEQYERCRELLIKHRDQLELIAQTLLKVETLDAEQIKQLIETGKLEPKTPEKSDVVVHIQPKSEATEEAREPEQEEDK; encoded by the coding sequence ATGAATCGTTTTTTTCGCAACACCGGGTTCTATTTACTGATATTTCTCGTCACGGTTGGGATCGTCAACTTCGTCCTCTCCGGGACCGACAGAGTTTCACCACTGACGTATCAGGATTTTCGGACCGAATTGTTAAACGACAATATACTCGAGATCACGATTCAACCTGACGGGGGTACATATCGTGTTGAGGGGACGCTGAAGCAGGCTCCTGCCAACCAGGAGAGGACGTTTGTCACCCACATTCCCCTCTACGATTCCGATATCATAAGGCTAATCGATCAAAAGATCGACAGCCAGGCCATCGAAGAAGTTATCGTCGAGCGCCAAGAAGGCAACAATATTTGGTTGACTTTCCTTACCTCGATCATTCCCATTGTTATCATCTTCATCCTGTTTTTCTTCCTGTTCAATCAGGCGCAGGGCGGCGGCAACCGGGTGATGAACTTCGGCAAAAGCCGCGCCAAGCTGTATAACGACGAGAAAAAGCGCGTCACATTCAACGATGTGGCGGGTGCGGATGAGGAGAAGGCGGAACTCGTTGAGGTGGTTGAGTTCCTCAAAGACCCGCGCAAGTTCGCGGCGGTGGGAGCGCGCATCCCGAAAGGCGTGCTGTTGGTGGGACCGCCGGGAACCGGTAAGACGTTGTTGGCGCGGGCTGTCGCCGGGGAAGCGGGGGTACCGTTTTTCAGCATTTCCGGTTCCGACTTTGTGGAGATGTTTGTCGGTGTGGGTGCGTCGCGGGTGCGCGACTTGTTTGAAAACGCCAAGAAAAACGCGCCATGTATCATCTTTATCGACGAGATCGACGCGGTTGGCCGGCAGCGGGGGGCCGGTCTGGGCGGCGGCCATGACGAACGGGAGCAAACGTTGAACCAACTGCTGGTCGAGATGGACGGTTTTGGCGCCAACGAAGGGATTATCATCATTGCCGCGACCAACCGCCCGGATATTTTGGACCCTGCGCTGCTGCGTCCGGGCCGTTTTGACCGGCAGATTACGGTGGACCGCCCCGATATCAAAGGGCGCGTGGAGGTGCTGAAAGTCCACGCCCGGAACAAGCCGCTGGGGGACGACATCGACCTGGACATCATCGCCCGCCGCACGCCGGGCTTTACCGGTGCGGATCTGGAAAACCTGCTGAATGAAGCCGCGCTGTTGACCGCCCGGAAAAACAAAAAGCAGATCAACATGGAGGAAATCGACGAGGCGATCGACCGCGTCATCGCCGGTCCGGCGAAGAAATCGCGCGTCATCAGCGACGACGAAAAGCGGCTGGTCGCTTACCACGAAGCGGGGCACACGGTCATCGGATACCATTTGAAGCGGGCCGACATGGTGCACAAGGTCACGATTATTCCGCGCGGCCAGGCTGGCGGCTACACCGTGATGCTGCCCAAGGAAGACCGCTATTTTGCGACCAAGTCCGACCTGCTCGACAAGATTACCGGGTTGTTGGGTGGCCGTGTCGCCGAAGAGCTGGTGCTGGGGGATATCAGTACCGGCGCCCACAACGACTTTCAGCGGGCTACGGCGATCGCCCGCAGCATGATTACCGAGTACGGGATGAGCCGCTTGGGGCCGATGCAGTTTGGACGCTCACAGGGGCAGGTTTTTCTGGGACGTGATATTGGACACGAACGGAACTATTCGGAACAGATTGCCTACGAGATCGACCGGGAGATGCAGCGCATCATCAACGAACAGTACGAGCGCTGCCGCGAGCTTTTGATCAAGCACCGCGACCAGCTGGAGCTGATTGCGCAGACGCTGCTGAAAGTGGAGACCCTGGACGCCGAACAGATCAAGCAGTTGATCGAAACAGGCAAACTGGAGCCGAAAACGCCCGAGAAATCGGATGTCGTCGTGCACATTCAGCCCAAGAGTGAAGCGACAGAAGAGGCCCGTGAGCCGGAGCAAGAGGAAGACAAATAG
- a CDS encoding HAD family hydrolase, producing the protein MSIRDVKLVAFDMDGTLLNGASELTEATREACQQLRAKGCRLVISSGRTYKSAQSALAGLAFDGYVCNNGAAIYEQDGRLASCTPLAPETIIRVVERISQRPFYYELHDVESNRWMVAEDREQIKPLLDSADLAMREHRLRYMSFYKWTQTVAKRELFQQIASGERRITKLFIWHSQPAQLAWAREQLAPFREAATITSSGRFNLEVIPLRVSKWRGLQYFLQKWRIPAEAAAAFGDADNDREMLAHVGHSVAMGNAPDELKAICRYVAGHHDADGVAAFIREHLLHTP; encoded by the coding sequence ATGAGCATCCGTGACGTAAAGCTGGTTGCGTTCGATATGGACGGCACGCTGCTGAACGGAGCGTCAGAGTTGACGGAGGCCACCCGCGAGGCATGCCAACAGCTGCGGGCAAAAGGATGCCGCCTGGTCATCTCCAGCGGGCGCACCTACAAATCGGCCCAGTCCGCCCTCGCCGGGCTTGCCTTTGACGGATATGTCTGCAACAACGGCGCTGCCATCTACGAACAGGACGGCAGGTTGGCGAGCTGTACGCCGCTGGCGCCCGAGACGATTATCCGCGTTGTGGAGAGGATCAGCCAAAGGCCGTTCTACTACGAGCTGCACGACGTCGAGAGCAACCGCTGGATGGTTGCGGAAGACCGGGAGCAAATCAAACCGCTGCTCGATTCCGCTGATCTGGCCATGCGGGAACACCGGCTGCGTTACATGTCGTTTTACAAATGGACGCAGACGGTGGCGAAGCGGGAGCTGTTTCAGCAGATCGCGAGCGGAGAGAGGCGGATCACGAAGCTGTTTATCTGGCACAGCCAGCCGGCGCAACTGGCTTGGGCGCGCGAGCAGTTGGCCCCCTTCAGGGAAGCGGCAACCATCACTTCTTCCGGCCGCTTCAATCTCGAAGTGATCCCGCTTCGTGTGAGCAAATGGCGGGGACTTCAGTATTTTCTGCAAAAGTGGCGGATTCCGGCGGAAGCGGCTGCTGCCTTCGGCGATGCGGACAATGATCGCGAGATGCTGGCACATGTCGGCCATTCCGTTGCGATGGGGAACGCGCCAGACGAGTTGAAGGCGATCTGCCGCTACGTGGCCGGTCACCACGACGCAGACGGGGTGGCGGCATTTATTCGCGAACATCTGCTGCACACTCCCTGA